The Toxoplasma gondii ME49 chromosome XI, whole genome shotgun sequence region TCGGTTTTCCTGCATGCTCCTGAGAGTTCCTCATCCACGGTCAATTACCCCCATCTCTGCTCCTCCGCACACCACcatgtcttcgtctcctgttcccccgtctccctcctctgcctcttctgcttcgtctgcttcctctccgacGACTCcatctgcctcctcttcttctgcagctgaTTTCTTCGGGACATTGGACGTGTGGAGCGTCTTcggtggagaggaaacgaaggctgcgtcttctggaaagaagacgaagggatCCAGTGGAGACAGTCGCAAGAAAAAGcattcttcgtctgctgccCCCAGtcgctcctcctcctcctcttcaacTGGAGGCATCGCCGGTTTCTTTGACGGCCTGTTCAGATGGGGTAGCTCTTCCGACCCTTCCACATGGAATGACCACTCGACAGGTAAGTGTCTGTAGAGGGAGCTTTACAAAGCGTTTTCAAAGACGCTGTTACATTCTCGGCTTGTCTCGCTCATGCATTCACCGTCCCTCATTCGAAAAGTAACAAAatctttctttgtctcttaCGCTGCCGTTTTCGTGGCATGtccccctccttcttccttcgtctttcttctctcactctctgacgctttctctgcatctcccTTCATCCTCCTCCATCCTTATCTCCCTCTCACTCCTCTCTCACAGTTTGCTTTCAGGAGCATGTTGGGTACCTGTGTGCATGTCGCCATTCTCTcaactgtgcatgcacacaagTCTAGATGTGTACTTCTCTCTGTATAGACGCAGCAGCAGTACGTAGACTAACATTTTCGTTTGCAGACTTTCTTTCGAGTTGCATGCATTCGAAGCGTTTCGCTCTCAGTCGGTGCGTGTCTCCgacttcctgtctctcccatTTCTCCATTTTTATCCCTGCTGCTTGCACAGGCTACTCGCTGCCGGTAGAGGCGGCTGAAGTCCTCCAGGGAACGAAGCCTGAGGATAGCCACGACTCGTCCTCTGCCCCGAAAGCTCTGACCTACGGAGACTTTACAAACGAAGGGTcgaagacagacgaaaagaggtgtggttcctcttcttcttccacttcggCGGCGGCGGCTTTTTTTGcggacgagaagagcgagaaacgggAAGTCCAGGGAGACAAGCAGAGCACGACAAAGTTGGAAGGAGAGTGCACAAAGAAGGTGGTAGACACGAGCTACTACGACCTCTTGGAAGTCACGCCCGATGCGTCTGCGGCTCAAATTAAGAAAGCGTACTACAAACTCGCGCTTAAATGCCATCCTGACAAGAATCCAGGCGACCCGGAAGCGAACATAAAGTTTCAGAAGATCGGTGCGTGTGCAAGGAACTCTCGCGAGGGAAAACGGAAGCAGGAAAGGAACTCGAGTGAAACGGGGAGACTCGCAAAAGATGGCTTCCTTttagacgaagaagagagtttTACACTGCCGCACCTAGACGCCCGTCCCAGAGGAAGTGTGACTAGGGGGCAGAATATCAAACCGAAAACTAGTTACTGTTCGCTTACTCCTGTAGAATTTCCCTCTGAGATTCGACCTTTGAGTTCTCGAGTGTTCATTCAACGCTTCGTCGATCGAGTGAGGTCGGCCGATTGGTCACTGCCTCGTTGGGGACGCTGGATGCCCCTCGACGTCATGCGGTGAAAAAAATCCATGAAACACAGGAGGTCTTGGTTTCGGTAAACCAAGACCTTGGGGAGCTAAAACAGGAGTCCAACCCGTgggtgtctccgcagaaGAACCTTACCAAGAATCCACTGTAGAATGGATGCTCGATGATAGTTTACTCTGGctcgaaacgcagagacacctTCCGAAACTTCGCAGGGAGAACTAGGAACGCGGTAAAAAATggtggaaggagaaagaagagatcAAGTGCggttcctgtctcttcggaGTGACGAGTTCTTCGCAGGATGAGTTCACCGAGAACAGTTGAAGCAGGCTAGCGTCGAGGCTTCCGCATTTTTCCCTTTGATTCGCCACTCTGTCGCGTCCATTTGGGAGCTTCAGAGATCCTGATGTTCTAcggttccttcttctctgagtGTTTCTCTGTCCATTACAGGCGAGGCCTACCAAGTGCTCAACGACCCAAAGAGGAGAGCTCAGTACGACAAGCATGGCTTGTCTGCAACGCAAAACATGAAGCTCATAGATCCGGCGCTCTTCTTCATGATGCTCTTCGGATCCGAGCAACTTGACCCCTGGATTGGAAAATTAAAGATGGCACACTTGGTCGAAGTCCTCACTCAAGACGAGACAGGCTTCCCTGGGGAATCAGATGGAAGTGGGGTAAGGAAGCAAACGTAGATGTATATGAAGAATATAtgaataaatatatatatatatatacatacagatgTGTAAAAATATGAATAAGCGTTTATATAAATAAttgtgtacatatatatactcagatacataaatatatatctCTATTGAGCTGTAAACATAGATACAGtggtgtatgcatgtatatccGCGTATCTATGTCTTTCTGTGTCGGTTGCGTGGCTATGGGCATGCATGTGGTTTTCATGGGTGTGGTGAAGTGTTGAGAATCCGCTTGGTGGCAGTTGGCAGAATATCAGAGGCGGCGGGCTTCTTTGACCCTTGAGATCGGAAGGGCGTAACGACATGCAGTTCCCGTGGGGGCGAAGCTGGTGATGTCgtagaaaagaaaaagaaggagcCCAGTGAAAAAGGGATAATAAAGAGTCGTTCACATGCTTTTTTGTGGAGCGAACAAGGAAGAACTATGGGGAAAGATCCGTGCTCACAATCTGGACATCCTATATGGGCTATAAGATAGAAAAGCGGAAGAGTGTTGTAAAAAGCAGTTTGTGCTCGACCGCGGATCGAAGTCACTCACGCATCTGTTGCCACCACCTGCAGCGGCAGCTTGAACCTTATGAAGCTTACAGCGAACACAGTGGACAGACAAGCCTTTCAGCGTTTTCGGTGACTTCTTGTCTGCCAGACCAAGCCGGAAGAGTCTGCAAAGCAACGCGAGAAGATGATGAAGGAGATGGAacaggaacagaagaagcgtgAGGTCACGCTTGCTCTCGAACTCCGAGATCGTTTGCAGCCTTACGTGGATGGCGACGCAGacaagtggagagaggacaTGAACAAAGAGGTTGCTTCGCTCTGTGAGGTGAGGACGAAGTAATTTCCATGAAGAACGACGGAACTCCGCACCGTGCTTTTCTGCAGTATTTCCTTGCGTGCATTGGGGGCCTCCCACGTCTGTCACCGGGGTTGAGCTTGAGTTATTTTCTGATGGGCATTGCATGGACACTCCCGCTTGTCCTCGGATTCGTATGAGTGGGATCGAGACCTAAAGAGTCTCTTTGGTTCTGTGCGTGTTTTTTCGCATCGGTTCGCGACTCGCTGCTTCACAGTCTTCTTTCGGAGACTCGATTGTCGAATCCCTCGGGTGGACCTACGAAAACGTCGCCGACGCGTACCTGGGCGAAGTGCAGACGGCGTGGGGTTTGGGGGCGACGCTCGCGAATGTCCAGGCGACGGGTCGAAGCATCGGTGAGGAgcaaaaggaaaaacgattCAAAGTTGGAGGGAGCTCTGTTTGACGGAGGGACGCGACAGGGGAGACACTGGCGCGCGTAGCTGGCCGAGACAAGGGAAACCATTGCGCCCTTTGTCCGGCGTCTTTCCCTTTACGGGGTTTAGGGattcagagaaaaaaaaactgccTTTCAGATGTCCACTGTCTCGAATGTTTCCGCATCGACCAGCGAGCTAACTTCtgggaaacgaaaaaggtGTATTATGTGGTTTCTATATATGCAAGAATCACAGATGTGTCTCGGGCTCTTTAAGCAGGAGACTAATCTCAGTCTTGAGGGTTGGTGTGAAAACGAACTCTTGCAACTGACAGGAGCGTCGTGGGAAGAAACTGAGGAAGGATTCTGTCGATGGGAGGCTCTGAAAGCATGTGGTGCCTTTCAAGGAcggaggtgaagaagacgtgacttcgtttctcttcctagGACTTGGCATGTTTGTGAGGGAGTGCCTGCTAGCCAGCGCAGGTTCTGCCGactctcctcgtttccggCTGTCTTGGGGTCGACCCTTTGGCATAAGCACTACCTCGAGACTGGGTTCCGTCGTCCTTCTTTGTGTCGCAGGAAATACTTTCGCGGTTGCCAAGTCGATGGTGCAAGCTGCAGTGGCAGCAACAGACATTCAGGCGCGCCACgaacaaaggagaaaagggacCACTGAAGGTGAAgagggcgaaggcgacaagGCGAGtagcgaggagacaggggctCCGCCAACTCACCTCGATACTCACGAGGTCGGTCTCATCCATTTTCGTGACTGTCGTTTCCTTTTAAGAAAGGCTTCAGGCTACTCTCTTGTAGAAGACGTGTGCTAACCAGATGCGAGTGATAAAAACAGGTGCACTTCTGTGGCCATGATCTTTTGCAGGAGCTAAAAATTATATTTTATATATTTAGTATATTATCTTCCCAGCTCGTATGCTACTATTTACCTATCTTAACAGGCAGATTAGTTATGATTTTCCTAGATTTACATGGAAACACAGCATTGTATGATTCTGTAAATCGTGGGGAGGCGACGACAAAAGAGTTCGCTGTTGTCGTATTTAGCCTGTGAGAAGCGGTGAGAGAACAAGGGGAACAGGCACCCGCCACAGGATGCAAGATATAGAAGCATGTGGGCGTGAGGTGGATTCGCGCTCTTCTTGTACTGGTCTGCGGAGGCAGCTCTCTCGCATGCAAGCATGCGTGGAGATAATCTCCGTGTGTATGGAGTTGCGTCTGTATTCTTCTGCATAGGGTTTCATGTGTGTGAAGGCATGTGACCTCGACTGGCGTTTGAGAGATCCTTCCCACAGTTTGTTGTATACGTTGCCCTCGTGCTTCTTCTTAGATGGGCCGAGTTGGAGAAATTCTGCAAAGCATTCTCAGCATCGTTCTCTACGACGTCGAAGATACCGCGCGTCGAGCCgcggagaaggtgagagacaTGCAAAAACAACGACActgagagaacgagagaaaaacgaggcactgcagagaagagaaaaggtcAATTCTGGAGCAGGTGACACGGAAACAGAACGCGCGTTAGAGACAAAAACGCACAGACatggaaaggaagagagtgGACGAGGTGTAAATACTATTCGAAATCGTTTTAGTGACAGAGTCAAGACGTTTACCTCAAACCCTCTGTGGCTCCTCCGCACAAAATCCAACAGTTGTGCCTGCTGCGCGATTGCCGCATTTTCTCTGCGTGTCGCGCGAGCTTGTTGTGGAGTAGcattcagtatcctaggcGCTACATGTGCATTGTGTTTCTGTTCATTCTCTGTGAGGTATACGAGTGTAGAAGTACCAACACCTGAGATCATCGGATACAACGGTATACGTGCCATCGCAGGTCTGTCGAGATGAGTCGGTAACTCTGGCGACTCGTGTTAAGCGCGCTGAGGCCCTCAAGATGCTCGGGCAGATGATGCAGGAGAAGGgggcagcagcgaagaagatgaaggaaaacaagcaaTTCGACGTTTCCAAGCACATGGAGGACGCCTTCATCAAGTAAGGCGCCCCGGAAACTCTCTCGTCAACGAACCGACAAACACCAAGAAAAAGCGCTTCATATCGTGCACAGTTACATTCATAGATCGAATCTGTTATCGTGCCTCAACAGTTTGGATGTATTTTCGTATGCGCATGTATGTACATTTGTGGTGGGTGTGTAgttctgaagaaaaaggtgACAGACTGGGCAGAGCTAGATTTTCAAAAATTTGCGCTGCTCCATTTCTTCACTGATCTGAAGATTTGttcatgtatgcatgtgaaTGTATACATCTAATCAGTGTAGCTCTATCTGCGtaaaaggagaaggcgaaagactaGATATAGACACCAAACAGCAGTGGATTCGTGCCTACCCTCTAGGCAGTCGTTTAAGATCGTTGGCTTTCAAAGGAGTCTTCCCGTTTCAGCTTGCAGGCAAACAAGTTGACCTGTAGGAGTCGCTCTGCACCACGTTTGTCTTTCGCTACACCGGAAACTCACGTGGATCAGTTTTAAATGTGTACGCAACTGCCCTGGTTTCCACATGCAGATGGACACGATGTGTTACGTTTTGTGAGCGCTTCTGTTTTTGTGCCCACAGAGCAACCATTGCAGCAGATGAAAAGAATCACAAATCGCGTTGAACGCGACCTTCGTGTGTTTTCACGACGCGCGGGAGGTGGGGAGGCCGTGAGATGCTAGCGGAAGCAGGACGCCAAGACGCAGCGATAGACGTTTCGCCTTGGGTTGTTGGCGTAGAAACCAAAAACCCAAATTCTCCTAGCCGAGTTCGATCGTCACAGGTTGAGTCCTCAGCAAGACACGGACACATAGAACTTATGTACATACGTATTGagatatgcatacatacacatatgcatatatacatatatataaggGTGCATGGGTTGTTTTTGGTGTGGGGGCGTTTGTGGGCATTTTATCGAGGGGTATTAGCTGGATTGACCGCAGTTTGTTTGGGCTTTTTCTCTAGATTAGGAAAGACTCATCTTAtttccgttttctgttcGAGGAAGTGGCCCCAGTGAGTGTTTTAGATACCGAAAGTCTCAAATGTACGGTGTAGGTGTGATCGCGCATGAGACCGGACGGCGACGTGGGCGAAACGATGAGTTCGTAATACGAGTAATACGACGTAGTTGCGCTCAGATGTGGCGTGCCACGGTCGTGTGAATCAGATGGGTTTGAAAAGAAATAGACGAAAGAAATCGCTGAAGGAAGTCTTTTGAGAACAGAGGTCGTGCACGGGCATCGATGCCTCAAGGCGACCGATCGGAGGGTGTGAATATGTTGTTTTGGTGTTCGGTTGTGAAGGATGTCCTGACTAAGAAATATGGCTTGGCGGGACAGCGTGGTTGGGTAGGTATGCTGCTCTCTTTGCTTTTGCTCGGGAAACACGGCTGCCGAATGTAACTGTACGCTTTTTTATGGAATTTCTTCTCAACGAAAGACCAAATGCTGCATTCTAGGcttgctctttctttcccGCTCCCGTCATCTGGACCTGGCCACAACCAGACACAGTTCCGCTTTAGTTACTCCTCCGAGCGGCCTTGCTTTGTCCCTTGTATTTTCCCTTCCAAAGAGTGCGCGCCGAGGAAAACGTCTGAAGAGGTAACCAAGACTCCCCGGGAAACCTTCCCGAGCATCCGAAGCGTGGACAGCTTCGGTGGATTCAAGTTTTTCTTCGAATGTCAGCGTCGGTAACGCATGGTTCCACCAACTTCAAAACACaatctctgcatgcacctttGATGCCTCGTCAGCACGCCAGATCAATGtacgcatacacatatatgcatgcatccattTGCGCTCGGACGGAGAGCTATATGTGGTAGCCTCGGTTCATCGGAGATGCCAACGCGTCATGCCATATGCTTACGACAGACCCAAAAATGGGAATTTGAGAGGTCAGATGGACAGAGTCTTCGAAATGGTTGCCGCACGTGCAACCGCATAACCCAACGCAAAAAGTCTGCTGGTCTCAGAATAGAGCGACACTGTGGAAAGTGAAGCAGGGAGGAAATTTTTTGTCGGAGTGTTTTCCAGGCTTCATTCATAGTAtggaggaaacgagggaggCAGATCTACAGTCAGATGTAAagtgtcgcttctcttcgtgaCTGCTCCTCTCAGACAaatgtttgcatgcgcgaaaTGTGGAACTCGATTTCACTGCTCTCATCCGTAGAAGTTGCTAGAAAACCGAAAAAGGCACAAGAATGTCGACATTCGTGGCAATCTCCACTCCCCACCATTATCGGCTAAGGACTCATCTGTTCAACGTAACCTAGCGGTAGCATTGAGCATGTCTCATGATTGGAGATTCATATAAGGTGGAGAGGTCGGCATTGCTCGTGTACGATTTTTTCGTTAGCGTGTCGCAAGCGGGAGCACTTCGTTTCCACTTGACGAACACGTGCAGCATGACGCGAGAGTTACTCACGTGCTGCTCCGACTACCCACGCAGATTAGGATGGTAGCGACCAgcaaaagagacacaaaatGTGTACGGTGTCGAAAGGTAACGTAGAGCCATTTTTCCTGTGTACGTGTCTCTGGATTTGTTCGTATAGAGGGGACAGGAGTAAGGAATGTTTAACCTCAGCGTGCTTTAAAATAGAGAAAACAACTAAGTGAGAGGGCTACTGTTTTCCTTGTTCGCCGACGGGAGTAAGTCAGACGGCAGTGTATATGCATGGATCCAGCAGGAAGTCTGATAGAACGTTTCGTTCCGCAAACCCGAATTCGGGTGGTGCGCGCTGGTTCAAAGGTGTAGTACAACCAGATACAGCAGGTTCAACGAAATTGTGCGGGTGCGTGTAAGTTTCAAAATATTTAAACCGCTGAAGGGTTGTGTGTATCAGATGCACTTTACGAGGGAACGCAGTTTGCTGGGGCTGCTCGTGGCAATCACCGTGTTTACATCTAAGTGGGCCTGTGACTTTGCGAGAATGGAAGCCAATCggtgttcttttttctccagtttcgCTCCTGCCACGTTTTGTACACATTTTCGTGGAGGGAATCGAGGGTTCTCCGAAACAGGCTAGTGCGTGGTTTGCTACCTGCGAGGCTGTGGAACCGTTATATTCAAATCGCAAGACTTACATGTATGGTAGAGTTGAGTAAACAAGAAAATTAAAGTTTGGTGCTCTGCTGTTTGGGGGGTCACGTGTACTCCGTTCTTTTTTGGACAGGTCGTGCACTGAGCATCGGACTCCTTTATCAGAATAGAAATGGGCATGGGCTTCTCTGTCACCGCCATGTTTTCTTGTGTGGTCCGCCTGCAGAGTAGCTCCCTTGATCTCTTCCGTCGCTGGGTACTTCGGTATGCCGGGCAGTCACCTTGAAAAAAGAGTTAACTCGTAGGCGCTTCGACGGACGTGAAAAATGTGATCTGTAAAGTCTGGCAGTTCCTGGTGTGGCAGTTTTTCGACTCCAACCAGGCACAAGAACTGGCATGCCATGGATGCATAGTTTGCATGAGCAAACGAAAAGAACGGCCGCTTGACAAGGATTCGCATCCTTTCGAGATCAGTAGGAGTATCCGCTCCCTGTctatatgaatgtatgtataaGCACGTTGCATAATAAATAAGCAGGCTCATGTGAAACGGAATGTAGGGGGATAGCTGGTGGCGTAGACACTGTGATGTTAAGGCCCGTTGACACTTGCCTCAATTGGTCCTGTCGTGAAGTTGTTATCTCTAGAGATACACATGCAACGACAACTGATGTTTCTCTCCGATGACTTTTAAAGTCGCC contains the following coding sequences:
- a CDS encoding DnaJ domain-containing protein (encoded by transcript TGME49_313310); its protein translation is MLLRVPHPRSITPISAPPHTTMSSSPVPPSPSSASSASSASSPTTPSASSSSAADFFGTLDVWSVFGGEETKAASSGKKTKGSSGDSRKKKHSSSAAPSRSSSSSSTGGIAGFFDGLFRWGSSSDPSTWNDHSTGYSLPVEAAEVLQGTKPEDSHDSSSAPKALTYGDFTNEGSKTDEKRCGSSSSSTSAAAAFFADEKSEKREVQGDKQSTTKLEGECTKKVVDTSYYDLLEVTPDASAAQIKKAYYKLALKCHPDKNPGDPEANIKFQKIGEAYQVLNDPKRRAQYDKHGLSATQNMKLIDPALFFMMLFGSEQLDPWIGKLKMAHLVEVLTQDETGFPGESDGSGTKPEESAKQREKMMKEMEQEQKKREVTLALELRDRLQPYVDGDADKWREDMNKEVASLCESSFGDSIVESLGWTYENVADAYLGEVQTAWGLGATLANVQATGRSIGNTFAVAKSMVQAAVAATDIQARHEQRRKGTTEGEEGEGDKASSEETGAPPTHLDTHEMGRVGEILQSILSIVLYDVEDTARRAAEKVCRDESVTLATRVKRAEALKMLGQMMQEKGAAAKKMKENKQFDVSKHMEDAFIKATIAADEKNHKSR